In a genomic window of Mus pahari chromosome 8, PAHARI_EIJ_v1.1, whole genome shotgun sequence:
- the Sntn gene encoding sentan codes for MGGCMHSTWDHTIHPRGEPGPSEAPASISAPRKMPKSVSISKQLASIKALKKASDLEKAIATIALVFRNASDPDGKLGKATAKNLLQTQFKKFTEREETKPKYQDVLSELEEHTENKLDFEDFVILLLSLTVTSDLLQNMWNENTMK; via the exons ATGGGCGGCTGTATGCACAGCACCTGGGACCACACGATCCACCCAAGAGGAGAGCCCGGTCCTTCTGAAGCCCCAGCATCCATTTCAGCACCTAGAAAAATGCCTAAAAG TGTTTCAATATCTAAACAACTGGCTTCAATAAAAG CTttgaagaaggcgtcagatctggAAAAAGCCATTGCTACTATTGCTCTGGTTTTCAGAAATGCTTCTGACCCTGATGGTAAACTTGGGAAAGCCACTGCCAAGAATCTGCTacaaacccaatttaaaaaattcacagAG AgagaagaaaccaaaccaaaataccAAGATGTCCTTTCTGAGCTTGAGGAGCACACGGAAAATAAGCTGGACTTTGAGGACTTCGTGATCTTGCTCCTGAGCCTCACCGTCACGTCAGATCTGCTAC